The DNA sequence GCATCGCCGCCTAAAGCCCTTTTGAGTATTCCCCCTTCTTTTCCTATCTCAAGTTTGAAGTTTTCAGGATTAACCTTAACAATCTTTCCTGTTTCCTCTTTTTCCTCTGACGGTGTTATGAGATAAAAGGGAAGAAAAAGTATCAAGATAAGTGCAAAGGCTTTAAGCAGAGCTTTAAGATTTTCTTTCATCTTTTAGTTTATTCAGTTCTTCTTCTGTTATTTTTTTTGCATCATCAAGGAGAAAATCAGGTATATCTTCAATAATATCAAACTTAAGCATACATTTTTCACAGACAAAAAAATCACCAAAGAATAAAAGCTCACCTTTACACTTGGGACATGCCAGTATCTCAAGAAGCTCTTTAGGGATCATACATTTACCTCACAAACAGTTTAATTTAAAATATTATAGCCTATTAAAAATCTGGAGGAACTTTATGGATCCTTCTGTCTGGTTTCCTGCCATTATCATAGGAATGGTTATTTTTGCTGTTGTGATATTTGGTATTATCATGTATCTGGACAAAGGTGAGTAATGGAGAGATTTCTCAAAAAATACTATGCTATAACAGACAGAAAACAGTTCAGGTATGATTTTGAAATCCAAATAAAGAAGATGTTAGATTCTGGAATAAGGATGTTTCAGCTGAGGGAGAAGGATCTTCCTTCAGATCAGCTTTTTGATCTTGCATCAAAACTTGAAAATCTTCTTCATGGGTATGATGCTTCATTTTTTGTGAATGATAGGGTTGATATAGCTGTTTTAACAGGGGCAAATGGGGTTCATCTTCCATCAAAAAGCGTTCCTATAGAAGCTGTAAAACACAAATTTCCTGATCTTATAGTTGGAAAATCCTGCCACAGTGTTGAAAATGCTGTAAAGGCTGAAAAAGAAGGGGCAGACTACATAACATTTTCCCCAATATTTGAAACTCCAAAAAAGGGAAAGCCGAAAGGTCTAGAGGAGCTGAAAAAAGTTGTTGAAGCTGTTAGTATCCCAGTTTACGCCCTTGGAGGAATAACAGAGGAAAAGATACCTGATGTTTTAAAAACTGGAGCTTACGGTATCGCAGGAATAAGACTTTTTATAAGATAGGAGGTTTTTATGAAAAAAGGAAAAATAATAATACTTGGAAGCGGACCAAACAGGATAGGACAGGGTGTTGAGTTTGATTATGCCTGTGTTCATTGTGTTTGGGCTTTGAAAGAGGAAGGATATGAGGCAATAATGGTCAACTGTAATCCTGAAACAGTTTCAACAGATTACGATACTTCAGATAAGCTATTTTTTGAGCCCATAGTTTATGAAGATGTTGTAAACATTATAGAAAGTGAAAAACCTGACGGTGTTGTTGTTCAGTTCGGCGGTCAGACACCTTTGAAGCTTGCTGTTCCCTTGCAGAATGCAGGCATAAAAATTCTTGGAACATCTCCGGAAAGTATAGATATTGCAGAGGATCGGGAAAGGTTCAGGGAGCTTATTATAAAGCTTGGT is a window from the Persephonella sp. genome containing:
- the thiE gene encoding thiamine phosphate synthase, with protein sequence MERFLKKYYAITDRKQFRYDFEIQIKKMLDSGIRMFQLREKDLPSDQLFDLASKLENLLHGYDASFFVNDRVDIAVLTGANGVHLPSKSVPIEAVKHKFPDLIVGKSCHSVENAVKAEKEGADYITFSPIFETPKKGKPKGLEELKKVVEAVSIPVYALGGITEEKIPDVLKTGAYGIAGIRLFIR
- a CDS encoding Trm112 family protein — translated: MIPKELLEILACPKCKGELLFFGDFFVCEKCMLKFDIIEDIPDFLLDDAKKITEEELNKLKDERKS